CACTCCGGTGTTCCTCTACGGTAGACTGTGATTGCCATACCGATGAGGCAGTCGAAGATACTGATTGGCGATGGTTTATACTGTGCCATATCGAGAAACTTCTTGTATAACACACTTGCCTGGGCAGAGTATTTCATGACCTCTTTCAGTCTGTCGTAATTGAATTTCTTTTTTGTAATATTTTCAAGCCATGCGATCATCTCTTTGAGCTGGATGACGCAGTATTTTACAATCTCTTCCCTTGCCTTCTTGTTCATCACGTATTCAGGTGTATCAAAGACGAAGACCGGTAAATTTCCCCTTCTTGCGAGGACCTGAAACCATTTTGTCAGGGTAAAGCACTGGGCGTTGCAGGCCATAAGGATATCTGGCGCAGGGATGCCCCTTGTTACGGTCATTC
This Pseudomonadota bacterium DNA region includes the following protein-coding sequences:
- a CDS encoding 2-hydroxyacyl-CoA dehydratase family protein, which codes for MSEKLSSKELSKKITNEYIDEAFRAHELGKLVGYTTAISPVELFVAHDVIPIYPENHAVANLVAKKGAELCSVTESLGYTSHLCAYARSDLGYRETGMTVTRGIPAPDILMACNAQCFTLTKWFQVLARRGNLPVFVFDTPEYVMNKKAREEIVKYCVIQLKEMIAWLENITKKKFNYDRLKEVMKYSAQASVLYKKFLDMAQYKPSPISIFDCLIGMAITVYRRGTPE